CCAAGCTGGCCAACGAATACGCCTATCGTGGTGACCACCGGATGGCGTCGCTGGTCTATGGTTGCGCGAAGTTCCCCTGTCTGACCGATCAAGCCCGGGTACAGGCAATGCGCAACCAGCTCGAGCAATTCCATTTAGCCGCACCGGATTTCCCGGTCTCCTTCGAACGCCGCATCATCACCGTCCCCTATCGCGGTGACACCGTCGAGGTGCCCGTCCACCTGTACTCCACCGACGGCGACTATGCCGCGCGGCCCGTGCTGATCGCCAGCGGCGGGGTGGACACCTGGAAGATGGACATCCACCCGTGGTGCGTGGGGTTCACGATGAACGCCGGGGTGTCGACGCTGGCCTTCGACCACCCGGGCACCGGCGAAACCACGATTCCGCTCGACCAGTACGCCGACGAAGTGATTCACGGAATCGCCGCCTACGCAAAGACACTCGGCGACGGCCGGGTGGCGCACTTCGGCGCCTCGTTCGGAGGCAACTTCGCCGCGATGTCGGGACTGTCCGGGATCGTGGACGCTGCGATCGATCTCGGCGGTCCGGTTGTCGACTCCTTCGAGCCGGAGAATGTCAAGAAGCTGCCCTACGGAATGCACGACATTCTCGGCAACGCCATGCATTGGGACCACTCCCCCTCCCTGGATGAGCTCAGCGCCGGCATCGGTCAGCTCAACCGAGCAGATCTTCTTGCCCAGCACAATAATTCGGCAATGCTCGTCGCCAACGGAGCCGACGATTACTTCATCCCGCAATCGGACACCCTTGTCTTCAAGGGCCGCCCGAACACCGAGGTCCACCTGATCGAGGGCGCCGGTCACGTCGCGATGAGCAAGGCCCCAGAGGTGGTACCGATGATGATCGGGTGGCTACGCAACCAGTTCACCGACAACTACGCGCGCAGCTCGTAGTCCTCGTCCACCAGCGTGCGGGTGCGTTCGAAGAAGGTCCGCCCGCTGTAGGGCAGCTGGGTGACGACCTTGCCGCTGGGATGGCGAAAGTAGTTGGTGCAGGCCAGCCAGACCTTGCCCTCCATCGCGGCCTGGATCTCGTCGTTGTAGCGGCGCTGCGCTTCCTCGGTGACCTCGATGGTGCGCGCCCCGCGACCACCCATCACGTCGAGCATCTGCCGGATGAAGGTCGTCTGCGCCTCGTGGATGTAGATGATCGAGTTGACGCCATTCGTGTTGGGGCCGTAGAGCGTAAAGAAGTTCGGGTATCCGGCGATCAACGTGCCAAGGTAGGCTTCGGCGCCGTCACTCCAGTCGTCGCGCAGCACCCGGCCGCCGCTGCCGTACACGTCGATGCTGGCGAGATAGTCCGCGGCTTTGAAGCCGGTGCCGTAGATGATGGTGTCGACGCGGTGCTCGACGCCGTCGGCGGTGCGCACCCCGCGTTCGGTGATCTCGGCGATCGCGCTGGTTTCCAGGCTGACGTTCGGCAATCCGAACGTCGGGTACCACTCGCGCGACATCAACGGCCGCTTGCAGCCCACCGGGTAGTCCGGCGTCAGCTTGGCGCGCAGCTCGGGATCGGCGACCTTGCGCATCAGGTAGCTGCGGGCCAGCTCGGTCGCCTCGCGGGTTTGCGTGGCGTCGACGTCGAAGCTGGAAGCCTCGTAGGCGTCGAATGCCTCGTCGCGCAGCTTCTGCACGGCCGCCGGATCGCGTTCGAACTCTGCGTGTTGTTCCGGTGTGAACGGAAAATCCAATCGGGGAGAGATCCAGATCGGTGTTCGTTGAAACACGGTGAGATGTGCGGTTTTCGGGGCGATCGCCGGGACGTACTGGATCGCGCTGGCGCCCGTGCCGATGGACGCGACCCGCTCACCTGCCGTCGACTTGCTGTGATCCCACCGCGCGGAGTGGAATCGCCTGCCCCGAAACCGCTGCGCCCCAGGGATATCCGGGATGTGGGGCACGTCGAGCATTCCGACAGCGCTGACCACGGCGTCGAACTCGTGCTGATCGCCGTCGCCGGTGACGAGCGTCCACCGTCGGCGGCGCTGCGACCACCGCGCGGTGGTGATCGAGGTGTGGGGCCGCAGGTGCGGTCCCAGCCCGTGCTCGGCGGCCACCCGTTCCAGGTAGGCCAGGATCTCGGGCTGGTTCGCGTAGGTCTTGCTCCATCGCGGGTTCAGCGCGAACGAGTAGGAGTACAGATGCGACGGCACATCGCAGGCCGCACCCGGAAAAGTGTTGTGCCGCCAGGTACCTCCGAATCCGTCGGCGCGGTCGAAGATGGTGAAGTCGTAGCCGCCCTCGGCGAGCTGGATTCCCATCGCGATGCCACCGGCGCCCGCGCCGATGACCGCGACATTCATTTTTCGGGGCATCACGCCCCGAATTGCGCGAAGTAGGGTCGCTCGGGCCGGCTCTTCTCCACCAGGATGAACACCACGCCCCACGGATCGACGAACCAGGTGGTGCGCACTCGCGCGACATCGGCGATTCCGCTCACCAGGAACCGGACTCCCTTGCCCTCGAGTTCGGCGCGGGTGGCCTCGAGGTCCTCACAGACCAGCCCGACGTGCGAGAGCCCGTGGTCGGTGAGTGCCCTGCCGGCGCCACGCCGGCCGTCAGGAGGGCCACCGTCGACGTTGAGGTACTCGATCACCTCGAGGACGCGATCGCTGCCGTCGCCGAAGCCGACGATGGCGGCTTTCATGGTCGGATCGGACACCAGCTCACCCATGTCGTCGCGAATGGCGTTACCGGCCATCACGTACGGTGGCGACAGCACACGCAGGCCCAACACGTCACGGTAAAAGGCCACCGCGGCCTCACAATCCGGTACGCACACCCCGGTGTGGGCCATCCCGGTAATCACGTTCTCGACTCTACGTCGGACGGCACGGATCGCAGAGGATGAGTTTGCCGACGCCGCGACCACCGGCGTCGGCTCCGGAATCCGAGGGGCCGATAATGGCCGGGTGCGGTCAGTCGAGGAACATCAGCGCGTCGTAGCTGCCATGATCAGCGCCCGCCCCGCCGTGCCGGTGCCACTGACGGAGGCGCAGGGCCTGGTTCTGGCGGATGACGTGGTTGCCGAGCTGGCGCTGCCGGTTTTCGACAACTCCGCGATGGACGGATACGCGGTACGCGCCGAGGAGACCGAGGGCGCCACACCCGACCGGCCGGTCGTCTTGCCGGTCGCCGAGGACATTCCCGCCGGGCGCACCGACCCGTTGACGCTGCAACCCGGAACCGCGCACCGGATCATGACCGGCGCGCCGATGCCGGCGGGGGCGACGGGCGTTGTGCCGGTGGAGAACACCGACGGCGGCGTGGACTCGGTGGCGATCCGCGCCCATTCGGAGCCCGGCAAGCACATCCGCCGGGCGGGCGAAGACGTGGCGCCGGGCACCACCGTGCTGCGCAAGGGTCAGGTCGTCACGCCGGCGGTGCTGGGCCTGGCCGCGGCGCTGGGATTGCCGGGGCTGCCGGTGATCCCGCGGCAGCGCGTGCTGGTGATCTCGACCGGGACGGAGCTGGTGACGCCGGGCACCCCGCTGCGGCCCGGACAGATCTACGAGTCCAACTCGATCATGCTGGCCGGGGCCGTGCGTGAGGCAGGCGCGGACGTGATCGCCGTCGCGACCGCGCAAGACGATGTCGCGCAGTTCAGCTCGATCCTGGATCGGCATGCGGGCGAGGCCGACCTGATCATCACCAGCGGCGGAGTCAGCGCCGGCGCCTATGAGGTCGTCAAGGACGCGTTCGGGCCCCACGGCGTCCAGCGCGGCGAAGGGGTGGAATTCGTCAAGGTGGCAATGCAACCCGGGATGCCGCAGGGCATCGGCCGGGTGGCCGGCACCACGATCGTCACCCTGCCCGGCAACCCGGTCAGCGCGCTGGTGTCCTTCGAGGTGTTCATCCGTCCCGCGCTGCGCACCGCGATGGGCCTGCCGGATCCGCACCGCCCGCACCGGCCCGCGGTGCTTGCCGAGTCGCTGACCTCGCCGAAAGGCAAACGCCAATTCCGGCGCGCGATTCTCGACACCGCCAACGGCAGCGTGCTCAGCTACGGCCCGCCGGCCTCGCACCATCTGCGGTGGCTGGCTTCCGCGAACGGCCTGCTGGACATCCCCGAGGATGTCGTGGAGGTGCCCGCCGGAACCGAGCTGCAGGTGTGGGATCTGACCTGAGAGTTCGACACTCCCGGTTGCTGGCCCGCACGACGCGGCACGGCACCCGGGCTCCGTAAGATGACGCGGGTGGCACGACGCCCCCGCCATTCCGCTGACGAAGGCCTGTCCTACCAGGGCCCGACCGTCAGCCCACGGCACATGCTCGAGTTGGTGCGCGAAACCGTTCCGCCGGTGCATCCCGCGGGGCTGCCGTTCATCTCCGCCGGCCTGGCCCTCGCGCTGGTCGGACGCAACCACCGGTGGCCGCGCCGGGTC
The Mycobacterium sp. 050128 genome window above contains:
- a CDS encoding alpha/beta hydrolase, producing the protein MYTFDIDAADMFEDRTHQFEKFGIPLDDIERMREAVIDMWTDAPGGWTYEWSKLANEYAYRGDHRMASLVYGCAKFPCLTDQARVQAMRNQLEQFHLAAPDFPVSFERRIITVPYRGDTVEVPVHLYSTDGDYAARPVLIASGGVDTWKMDIHPWCVGFTMNAGVSTLAFDHPGTGETTIPLDQYADEVIHGIAAYAKTLGDGRVAHFGASFGGNFAAMSGLSGIVDAAIDLGGPVVDSFEPENVKKLPYGMHDILGNAMHWDHSPSLDELSAGIGQLNRADLLAQHNNSAMLVANGADDYFIPQSDTLVFKGRPNTEVHLIEGAGHVAMSKAPEVVPMMIGWLRNQFTDNYARSS
- a CDS encoding flavin-containing monooxygenase → MNVAVIGAGAGGIAMGIQLAEGGYDFTIFDRADGFGGTWRHNTFPGAACDVPSHLYSYSFALNPRWSKTYANQPEILAYLERVAAEHGLGPHLRPHTSITTARWSQRRRRWTLVTGDGDQHEFDAVVSAVGMLDVPHIPDIPGAQRFRGRRFHSARWDHSKSTAGERVASIGTGASAIQYVPAIAPKTAHLTVFQRTPIWISPRLDFPFTPEQHAEFERDPAAVQKLRDEAFDAYEASSFDVDATQTREATELARSYLMRKVADPELRAKLTPDYPVGCKRPLMSREWYPTFGLPNVSLETSAIAEITERGVRTADGVEHRVDTIIYGTGFKAADYLASIDVYGSGGRVLRDDWSDGAEAYLGTLIAGYPNFFTLYGPNTNGVNSIIYIHEAQTTFIRQMLDVMGGRGARTIEVTEEAQRRYNDEIQAAMEGKVWLACTNYFRHPSGKVVTQLPYSGRTFFERTRTLVDEDYELRA
- a CDS encoding VOC family protein, whose amino-acid sequence is MITGMAHTGVCVPDCEAAVAFYRDVLGLRVLSPPYVMAGNAIRDDMGELVSDPTMKAAIVGFGDGSDRVLEVIEYLNVDGGPPDGRRGAGRALTDHGLSHVGLVCEDLEATRAELEGKGVRFLVSGIADVARVRTTWFVDPWGVVFILVEKSRPERPYFAQFGA
- the moeA gene encoding molybdopterin molybdotransferase MoeA — protein: MRSVEEHQRVVAAMISARPAVPVPLTEAQGLVLADDVVAELALPVFDNSAMDGYAVRAEETEGATPDRPVVLPVAEDIPAGRTDPLTLQPGTAHRIMTGAPMPAGATGVVPVENTDGGVDSVAIRAHSEPGKHIRRAGEDVAPGTTVLRKGQVVTPAVLGLAAALGLPGLPVIPRQRVLVISTGTELVTPGTPLRPGQIYESNSIMLAGAVREAGADVIAVATAQDDVAQFSSILDRHAGEADLIITSGGVSAGAYEVVKDAFGPHGVQRGEGVEFVKVAMQPGMPQGIGRVAGTTIVTLPGNPVSALVSFEVFIRPALRTAMGLPDPHRPHRPAVLAESLTSPKGKRQFRRAILDTANGSVLSYGPPASHHLRWLASANGLLDIPEDVVEVPAGTELQVWDLT